A segment of the uncultured Desulfobulbus sp. genome:
TTGAAAGACACTTCCAACCCTCTTCCCCAACCGACACGCACCACCAAGGATACCGTCGACCTGCAGGCCGTCAAAGCTCTGCCTGTTGCCGAACAGCTGCTGCTGCAGCTTGTATCCATCATCTATGAACCCGTTTCCGCTAGCTTTCTTGCCCGGTGTCTCAACAGCCTGGTCCCGAGTTTTCTCGGCGACCGCAAACCGAGCAGCGAAGAAGTCAGCGAAATGGTGGCCCGGCTGCGTCGCAAGGGATTTCTCAGTAACAAAAATCAATGTCCCAAGGTCCTGGCCGAATCCCTGACCCGGCAGGCGATTCGCCTCAAGCGCTTCACCCGCATCGCCTCCCTGGTCGAACGTGCCGCCCCGGTTGATTATACCCACGGAAAATGGTCCACCAGATGCTGGCGGGCGATCCGTCAATTCCGCATCGGACTCTACAGCCAGAATTTCGACAAGATGGACGAGGCCCTGCTCTTTTGGGAGAAAGAGGGGCACAATTATCTGAAAAGTGAGCCACCTGCAGTCTTGGTGGCGGCCCGTGCATTCGAACCCAAATGGTTTGCCTCCCTTCCCGGATCCTTTCAGTTCTTTCTGCTTGATGAGGCGATTCGCTACTCGTTGGAGCGGTTGCACCATTTTCCGGCAGTGCTTGAGTATCTTGCCGATGAACAGGCGCAGACCGTTTCACCCGATGAGCGGGTACCCTTTCGGCGGCTGTTGGCCTCAAGTTATCTCCTGCAGGGACGCTTTGAGGCCCTGCGCCAGTTGCTGGCCGAGCATAGTGATTCCTTTCAGGGATCCGGATTTGCCGGGACGGTCGCCTTTCTCAACGGCGACACCGAACTGGCGCTGAAGCTTTTTGACGAGGACCTCGCCCAACTGCAACAGTATGCCGGTGATCAACCCTTCTTCTTTTTCGGGATAACCGGGTTGTTTTGCGTCTTTGCCCTCTTGGCCAGGGATGAAGAAGGGGATCGTGACCGGGTGCGCGTCGCTGTGGAGACTGTGTTGAGGCGCTGCAACGGATGTTCCGAGGAGATACCCTACCGGTTCATTGCCGCCGTGTTGCGTTCCTCCGAAGATGCCCTGCCGGACATGCTGGCTTTGACCCAGGATCTGATTGAGGACAAACGCAGTCTGAGTTCGCTGGTGGCCCTGTTGTCGCTCCATTGGATGGGGATTGAGATACCCGACGATTTCCAGGCGATGCTGAAGGACCTGTACGAGCAGGCCCGTTCAAGCGGCTATCTCTGGGTGGCAATGGAATCCGCCGAACTGTTGGCCACCCTGGATGAGGAGCAGGAGGAGGTCGCCCTGGCTGCCCAGGAACTTTCCGAGGCCCTGCAGAGCCGGTTCCTCACCCATATCATCGAGCCTAATGCGACCTGGAAACAGAGTCTGCAGGAACTTATCGATCTTTCCAGTAAAATTCGCGAACCGGAACGGCTGACCCGACTCTGCTGGATGGTGGAACACATCAACGGTACCCTGGAGCTGCATCCCAAGGAACAGAAGAAAACTTCTGTCGGCGGTTGGACCAAGGGGCGGACCATCGCCTTTCAGCGACTGGTCCGCCATGCCATGGATTACCTCACTGACCAGGACAGGGAGATCTGCGCGGCCCTGTATCAGTCCGGGGAGAGCAGTAAAAACGGCGGGTATGTCTTCAACCAGGAGCAATCTCTGCCCGCCCTGGTCGGCCACCCCTATGTCTTTCTCAAGCGATCCCCGCAGACGCCCGCGGAGATCGTGGCCGGTGAGCCGGAACTGGTGGTGGAACGCAAGGGGGATTCCCTGTTCATTCATTTTGCCCAGGATATCGGTGAAGGAAACGTGGCGGTCTGGCGGGAGACGCCGACCCGGTTCCGCATTATCACCATCAGCGACGAGCACCGCAAGGTCGCTGAAATTACGGGCCGTGACGGATTGCTGGTGCCGATTGCCGCCAGCAAAAAGGTGCTCGACGCCATCGGCAACATCGCCTCGTTCATGACCGTGCATTCGGCCATTGAAGTTCCCGGGCAGGGCGTCCCCGCCGAGCAGGTGGAGAGCGATCCCACCATCTACGTGCACATCATCCCCTATGGCAGCGGTTTTCGCATCGAGCTTTTCGTTCGCCCCTTCAAACATGGGGGCCCCTATCTCAAGCCTGGCGCCGGTGTGGCCAACCTCATGGCCGAGATCGATGGGCGGCGTCTGCGCACCAAGCGCAATCTTCGCCTGGAGGAGGACAAGGCGCGCGAGATAGAAGAGAGCTGCCCCATGCTTGACCTGGCTATTGATTTTGAGCAGGAGAACAAGCGGGAATGGCATCTGCTCGATCCGGAGGAGTGCCTCCAGGTGCTACTCGAGATCGAGGAGATCAAGGACAAGGTCGTCCTCGAGTGGCCGGAGGGGGAAAAGCTGGCCGTACGCCGCCAGGCAGGGGTCAACCAGCTGAATCTCAACATCCGCACCAGCCAGCAGGACTGGTTCACCCTTTCCGGCCAGCTTGAGATCGACCAGGACGAGGTCATTGAGCTGAAAACCCTGCTCGATAAGGTGCGCGAGTCGAGAAGCCGTTTCATCCCCATGGGAGAAGGGCAGTTTTTGGCGCTGACCCAGGAGTTTCGTAATCGTCTTGAAGAGTTGATTCTCTACGGCAACAGTCAGCCCGGCAATGAAAACGAGGTCAAGATCCATCCGCTGGCCGCCATTGCCCTGGAAGAACTGACCCATCAGGCCCAGACCAATGCCGACAAGGGTTGGCGTCAGCGGTTGCAATCCATTGCCGAGGCCCAGGAATTGACCCCCACCGTGCCCTCGACCCTCAAGGCCGAACTCCGCGACTATCAGAGGGAGGGCTTTACCTGGATGAGCCGGTTGGCGCATCTGGGCGTTGGCGCCTGCCTGGCCGATGATATGGGATTGGGCAAGACCCTCCAGTCCATCACCGTGGTCCTCAGCCTGGCACATCTCGGTCCGTCTCTGGTCATCGCCCCGACCTCGGTGTGCATGAACTGGGAGACCGAGGTGCGGCGATTTGCCCCCACGCTCAACTTTCATATGTTTTCCGAGGCCAACCGCAACGAGATCATTCCCACCTTGGGAAAATTTGACCTGCTCGTCTGCAGTTACACCCTGCTGCAACAGGAGATCGAACTGCTGGGCCAGGTGAAATGGCAGTCGGTGGTGCTCGATGAGGCACAGGCCATCAAGAACGCGGCCACCAAGCGTTCCAAGGCTGCCATGCGTCTGGACAGCCGTTTCCGTCTGATCACCACCGGTACGCCGATCGAAAACCATCTGGGAGAGCTGTGGAACCTGTTTGCCTTTATCAATCCCGGCCTGCTCGGGACCTATAAGCAGTTCAACCGCCGTTTCGGTATCCCGATCGAGAAGTATCACGATCGGGAAGCCCGGCGAACGTTGAAGAAACTCATTCGGCCCTTCAT
Coding sequences within it:
- a CDS encoding DEAD/DEAH box helicase, yielding MKDTSNPLPQPTRTTKDTVDLQAVKALPVAEQLLLQLVSIIYEPVSASFLARCLNSLVPSFLGDRKPSSEEVSEMVARLRRKGFLSNKNQCPKVLAESLTRQAIRLKRFTRIASLVERAAPVDYTHGKWSTRCWRAIRQFRIGLYSQNFDKMDEALLFWEKEGHNYLKSEPPAVLVAARAFEPKWFASLPGSFQFFLLDEAIRYSLERLHHFPAVLEYLADEQAQTVSPDERVPFRRLLASSYLLQGRFEALRQLLAEHSDSFQGSGFAGTVAFLNGDTELALKLFDEDLAQLQQYAGDQPFFFFGITGLFCVFALLARDEEGDRDRVRVAVETVLRRCNGCSEEIPYRFIAAVLRSSEDALPDMLALTQDLIEDKRSLSSLVALLSLHWMGIEIPDDFQAMLKDLYEQARSSGYLWVAMESAELLATLDEEQEEVALAAQELSEALQSRFLTHIIEPNATWKQSLQELIDLSSKIREPERLTRLCWMVEHINGTLELHPKEQKKTSVGGWTKGRTIAFQRLVRHAMDYLTDQDREICAALYQSGESSKNGGYVFNQEQSLPALVGHPYVFLKRSPQTPAEIVAGEPELVVERKGDSLFIHFAQDIGEGNVAVWRETPTRFRIITISDEHRKVAEITGRDGLLVPIAASKKVLDAIGNIASFMTVHSAIEVPGQGVPAEQVESDPTIYVHIIPYGSGFRIELFVRPFKHGGPYLKPGAGVANLMAEIDGRRLRTKRNLRLEEDKAREIEESCPMLDLAIDFEQENKREWHLLDPEECLQVLLEIEEIKDKVVLEWPEGEKLAVRRQAGVNQLNLNIRTSQQDWFTLSGQLEIDQDEVIELKTLLDKVRESRSRFIPMGEGQFLALTQEFRNRLEELILYGNSQPGNENEVKIHPLAAIALEELTHQAQTNADKGWRQRLQSIAEAQELTPTVPSTLKAELRDYQREGFTWMSRLAHLGVGACLADDMGLGKTLQSITVVLSLAHLGPSLVIAPTSVCMNWETEVRRFAPTLNFHMFSEANRNEIIPTLGKFDLLVCSYTLLQQEIELLGQVKWQSVVLDEAQAIKNAATKRSKAAMRLDSRFRLITTGTPIENHLGELWNLFAFINPGLLGTYKQFNRRFGIPIEKYHDREARRTLKKLIRPFMLRRIKSQVLEELPPRTEITLRVEMQPEELQFYEALRQQAIENIEGSSEKTGRHLRILAEIMRLRRACCNPRLINDQVEIPSTKLQVFAETVEELLGGGHKALVFSQFTGHLALIREYLDSKEISYKYLDGTTPAKERQHQVERFQAGEGELFLISLKAGGLGLNLTAADYVIHMDPWWNPAVEDQAADRAHRIGQKRPVTVYRLVTANTIEEKIVRLHQEKRDLANSLLEGADVSTRISAEELLELIRSN